One window of the Bombus affinis isolate iyBomAffi1 chromosome 10, iyBomAffi1.2, whole genome shotgun sequence genome contains the following:
- the LOC126921443 gene encoding CD63 antigen-like isoform X2, translating into MSCISDCIKYLLFIFNFIFLICGLAILTLGVIVHLQVSEITDHIDTNLLFPSITLIVIGSIIFIISFFGCCGAIRESHCMTITFASFLLFILIVQVAVAVYVFVVVKNNDDKINITESYDKLFNNYSVDKDSREVVNLVQSSLHCCGVHSSKDFNLHNLPIPPSCCGLAEGQTCPLNDVYKVGCVNELKDAISKAGTILGSLAIAIAGVELIGIIFALCLANSIRNAERRGYRV; encoded by the exons atatgtggatTGGCTATTTTAACTCTCGGCGTTATTGTACATCTGCAAGTGTCAGAAATAACCGATCACATTGATACCAATCTTTTATTCCCATCGATAACTTTGATCGTTATCGGCAGCATAATCTTCATAATATCATTTTTCGGATGCTGTGGCGCCATCCGGGAGAGTCATTGCATGACAATTACC tTCGCATCGTTCCTTTTGTTCATCTTGATCGTGCAAGTGGCAGTTGCTGTTTATGTGTTTGTTGTTGTTAAAAACAACGATGACAAGATTAACATCACAGAGAGCTACGACAAACTATTTAACAATTACAGTGTGGACAAAGACAGCAGAGAAGTGGTTAATCTTGTGCAGAGTAGC TTGCATTGCTGTGGTGTCCATTCTTCGAAAGATTTCAATCTCCACAACCTCCCTATTCCGCCAAGTTGCTGTGGCTTAGCAGAAGGGCAAACCTGCCCTTTAAATGATGTGTATAAGGTAGGCTGTGTGAATGAACTAAAGGATGCGATCTCCAAAGCTGGAACTATACTTGGCAGTTTAGCTATTGCTATTGCCGGTGTTGAG TTGATCGGAATCATATTCGCACTTTGCTTGGCAAATTCTATACGGAACGCTGAACGCAGGGGCTACAGAGTGTAA
- the LOC126921443 gene encoding CD63 antigen-like isoform X1: protein MGCGIGMIKYLLFIFNFIFAICGLAILTLGVIVHLQVSEITDHIDTNLLFPSITLIVIGSIIFIISFFGCCGAIRESHCMTITFASFLLFILIVQVAVAVYVFVVVKNNDDKINITESYDKLFNNYSVDKDSREVVNLVQSSLHCCGVHSSKDFNLHNLPIPPSCCGLAEGQTCPLNDVYKVGCVNELKDAISKAGTILGSLAIAIAGVELIGIIFALCLANSIRNAERRGYRV from the exons atatgtggatTGGCTATTTTAACTCTCGGCGTTATTGTACATCTGCAAGTGTCAGAAATAACCGATCACATTGATACCAATCTTTTATTCCCATCGATAACTTTGATCGTTATCGGCAGCATAATCTTCATAATATCATTTTTCGGATGCTGTGGCGCCATCCGGGAGAGTCATTGCATGACAATTACC tTCGCATCGTTCCTTTTGTTCATCTTGATCGTGCAAGTGGCAGTTGCTGTTTATGTGTTTGTTGTTGTTAAAAACAACGATGACAAGATTAACATCACAGAGAGCTACGACAAACTATTTAACAATTACAGTGTGGACAAAGACAGCAGAGAAGTGGTTAATCTTGTGCAGAGTAGC TTGCATTGCTGTGGTGTCCATTCTTCGAAAGATTTCAATCTCCACAACCTCCCTATTCCGCCAAGTTGCTGTGGCTTAGCAGAAGGGCAAACCTGCCCTTTAAATGATGTGTATAAGGTAGGCTGTGTGAATGAACTAAAGGATGCGATCTCCAAAGCTGGAACTATACTTGGCAGTTTAGCTATTGCTATTGCCGGTGTTGAG TTGATCGGAATCATATTCGCACTTTGCTTGGCAAATTCTATACGGAACGCTGAACGCAGGGGCTACAGAGTGTAA